In Maridesulfovibrio frigidus DSM 17176, a single genomic region encodes these proteins:
- a CDS encoding helix-turn-helix domain-containing protein: protein MKNEHLGSSFDDFLMEEGIQEEVTRNALKRVIAWQVTQAMESAKLSKTAMAKKMDTSRSALDRLLDPENSSVTIQTLEKAARAVNKRLVMCLVDEGETVHDACCQCAAV, encoded by the coding sequence ATGAAAAACGAACATTTAGGATCTTCGTTTGACGATTTTCTCATGGAAGAAGGAATTCAAGAAGAGGTAACGCGAAACGCATTAAAGAGAGTTATCGCGTGGCAAGTAACTCAAGCAATGGAAAGTGCTAAACTTTCAAAGACCGCTATGGCCAAGAAGATGGACACCAGCCGTTCAGCATTAGATAGATTGCTGGACCCAGAAAATTCCTCAGTCACAATTCAGACTTTGGAAAAAGCTGCACGGGCAGTAAACAAAAGACTTGTAATGTGCCTTGTAGATGAAGGTGAAACCGTGCATGACGCATGCTGCCAATGCGCAGCCGTTTAA
- a CDS encoding type II toxin-antitoxin system RelE/ParE family toxin, with the protein MKKISAAFYKTEKGKEPVREWLKSLTIEEKKKIGEDIQTAEFGWPIGMPTCRKLGKGLNEIRTNVADKWARVFFCVTDDFMILLHGIMKKTNTTPKQDIDLARKRMNNYNKK; encoded by the coding sequence ATGAAAAAAATATCCGCTGCTTTTTACAAAACTGAAAAAGGAAAAGAACCTGTAAGAGAATGGCTTAAATCCCTGACAATTGAAGAGAAGAAAAAGATAGGGGAAGACATTCAAACAGCTGAATTTGGTTGGCCTATAGGAATGCCAACCTGTCGGAAACTTGGCAAAGGACTTAATGAAATAAGAACCAATGTTGCTGATAAATGGGCAAGAGTTTTCTTTTGTGTCACTGATGATTTTATGATTTTACTTCATGGAATCATGAAAAAAACAAATACGACTCCCAAGCAAGATATCGATTTAGCAAGAAAAAGAATGAATAATTATAATAAAAAATAA
- a CDS encoding DUF5675 family protein has protein sequence MKNLPPLDAFIVRRPSTEQGTIGVLTIPEVNFKCFTIELPWLDNANGISCIPIGIYKLILRWSDHWKSYVYQFVRVPDRSAVQVHWGNVAGEKSKGFKSHSKGCVLLGSVVCQIWGQLAVGNSKNTFRKFLAATYGRDLLLEIREA, from the coding sequence ATGAAAAATTTACCTCCTCTTGACGCTTTTATCGTGCGTCGCCCCAGTACTGAACAAGGAACTATCGGCGTTCTGACTATTCCGGAAGTGAATTTCAAATGCTTCACCATCGAGCTTCCCTGGCTTGATAATGCAAACGGTATTTCCTGCATTCCAATCGGTATTTATAAACTCATCCTTCGTTGGTCAGATCACTGGAAAAGCTATGTTTACCAGTTTGTCCGTGTGCCTGATCGCTCAGCGGTGCAGGTTCACTGGGGCAATGTTGCAGGTGAAAAATCTAAGGGCTTCAAATCTCATTCTAAGGGTTGTGTGCTTTTAGGCTCAGTGGTTTGTCAGATCTGGGGCCAGCTCGCTGTCGGTAATTCCAAAAACACTTTTCGCAAATTTCTGGCCGCTACCTATGGCCGGGATCTGTTGCTCGAA
- a CDS encoding tetratricopeptide repeat protein produces the protein MMGLWDKVYNWFWALPNAEKISFWGVLIPTLGLIAGFIAWLLSKRNRKESGSSVNITVTSPPKEDSGALAEKIYDRLEKTEGQLNEATQSLQSKDEEIRALKDAVEGLRELEKHDETAQLADEAERELLTGNPAKAKDLFRNIAENKFKKSKETDAQSQAEKIESAHAYRRLGALAFRNDTHNALEAYQKSVELDPDNADGLNKLGRLLRRLGKLNTAEEYYLKALKINDELGHKEGMAKQYCNIGIIREIQGDLKGAEEYHRQSLRIEEELGHKKGMAADYGNIGNIRQIQGDLVGAEDYYLKSLKINEEIERKVGIAIQCSNLGLIRKMQGDLVKAEDYFLKSLKINEDLGRKEGIATNLCNLGTIRKTQGDLVGAEDYYLKSLKINEAMQRKKSIAMDYGNLGNIRQIQGDLVGAEEFYLKSQKINKELGRKEGMAADCCNFANIRKTQGDLVGAEELWSKALALYKEMGAAPMIEDIQCRLDELPTRKICQNFNI, from the coding sequence ATGATGGGATTATGGGATAAAGTATATAATTGGTTTTGGGCTTTACCTAATGCAGAAAAGATTTCTTTTTGGGGAGTCTTAATTCCAACTTTAGGTCTGATTGCTGGCTTTATTGCTTGGCTTTTGAGCAAGCGTAACAGGAAAGAAAGCGGTTCATCTGTCAATATCACTGTCACCTCTCCCCCAAAAGAAGACTCTGGGGCTCTTGCAGAAAAAATTTATGATCGCCTCGAAAAGACAGAGGGGCAACTCAACGAAGCAACTCAAAGTCTCCAATCCAAAGACGAAGAAATCCGCGCCCTGAAAGATGCTGTTGAAGGCTTGCGAGAATTAGAAAAGCACGACGAGACAGCTCAACTTGCAGACGAAGCAGAACGTGAACTTCTTACGGGTAATCCAGCCAAGGCAAAGGATTTATTTCGTAATATCGCTGAAAATAAATTTAAGAAATCAAAAGAAACTGATGCACAATCCCAAGCAGAGAAAATTGAATCAGCTCATGCTTATCGACGTTTAGGCGCATTGGCATTTAGAAATGACACACATAATGCCCTTGAAGCCTATCAAAAATCTGTTGAACTTGATCCAGATAATGCCGATGGCTTGAATAAATTAGGGCGTTTGCTGAGACGACTCGGAAAATTAAATACAGCTGAAGAATACTATCTGAAAGCTCTAAAAATTAATGATGAGCTAGGACACAAAGAAGGCATGGCCAAACAATACTGTAATATCGGAATTATCCGCGAAATTCAGGGGGACCTTAAGGGAGCTGAAGAATACCATCGGCAATCTCTGAGAATTGAAGAAGAGCTAGGACACAAAAAAGGCATGGCTGCGGATTACGGCAACATCGGCAACATCCGTCAAATTCAGGGCGACCTTGTTGGAGCTGAGGACTATTATCTAAAATCTCTGAAAATTAATGAAGAGATCGAGCGCAAAGTAGGTATTGCCATTCAATGCAGCAACCTTGGACTCATTCGTAAAATGCAGGGTGACCTTGTTAAAGCTGAGGATTACTTTCTAAAATCTCTGAAAATTAACGAAGATCTAGGACGTAAAGAAGGCATTGCTACGAATTTATGTAACCTCGGCACCATCCGTAAGACGCAGGGCGACCTTGTTGGAGCTGAGGACTATTATCTAAAATCTTTGAAAATTAACGAAGCGATGCAACGCAAAAAAAGTATTGCTATGGATTATGGAAACCTTGGCAATATCCGCCAAATTCAGGGTGATCTTGTTGGAGCTGAGGAATTTTATCTGAAATCTCAGAAAATCAACAAAGAGCTGGGCCGCAAAGAAGGCATGGCTGCGGATTGCTGCAACTTCGCCAACATCCGCAAAACCCAGGGTGACCTTGTTGGAGCTGAGGAACTATGGAGCAAGGCTCTAGCTCTTTATAAAGAGATGGGCGCAGCTCCAATGATTGAAGACATTCAGTGTCGATTGGATGAGCTTCCCACCAGAAAGATATGTCAAAATTTCAATATCTAA